From the Oscillatoria sp. FACHB-1407 genome, one window contains:
- a CDS encoding response regulator transcription factor produces DTIRAVHSGQTRIPSEVAAKLAARLSSPNLTYRELEVLRLIVAGQSNKEIGASLQISEGTVRAHVNNILGKLGVSDRTQAATLALRKGLVRLE; encoded by the coding sequence GACACAATTCGCGCCGTTCATAGCGGACAAACTCGCATCCCCTCAGAAGTCGCTGCAAAATTAGCGGCTCGGCTCAGCAGCCCCAATCTCACTTACCGTGAACTGGAAGTACTGCGTCTGATTGTGGCAGGGCAAAGTAATAAAGAGATTGGGGCAAGTTTGCAAATTAGTGAAGGAACGGTACGTGCCCACGTGAATAACATATTGGGCAAGCTAGGTGTGAGCGATCGCACCCAAGCCGCAACATTAGCATTGAGAAAAGGCTTAGTGCGGCTGGAGTAA